Proteins encoded by one window of Cydia fagiglandana chromosome Z, ilCydFagi1.1, whole genome shotgun sequence:
- the LOC134678213 gene encoding retinol dehydrogenase 14-like yields the protein MVSQQMVYAAAVPVGVVLAIGLIRKWRSRKWGKCLSNTCLRGKTFLITGANSGIGFETAKALVRRKARVIFACRDIAKAKEAITQIRKAQPTGGELIPMQLDLASFESIENFVEVVKAGFYKIDVLINNAGVATPLNLGLKTKEGFEINIGVNHVGHFYLTNLLLDHLKRAAPSRIVIVSSTLHEKGNINFNDLNLKQESELAVQGKLKGRHNPGYCNSKLMNAYFGRALADKLKDSGVDVHTVCPGFCYTNLFRDSLRWYHFIVMAPIALLFMRSSQQGSETVVFCATDYSIEGKTGKFYRDCVEYTSKYPFDKDVETKLWQATEDMVKARRPL from the exons ATGGTTTCGCAGCAAATGGTATACGCGGCGGCGGTGCCCGTGGGTGTGGTATTGGCTATTGGACTGATACGTAAATGGAGGTCCAGAAAATGGGGGAAGTGCTTAAGTAACACTTGTTTGAGGGGTAAAACGTTTCTAATTACGGGTGCGAACAGCGGGATAGGGTTCGAGACGGCCAAGGCGCTGGTGAGGCGGAAGGCTAGGGTGATCTTCGCGTGCAGGGATATCGCGAAGGCCAAAGAGGCGATCACACAAATAAGGAAAGCGCAGCCGACCGGCGGCGAACTG ATCCCCATGCAGTTGGATCTTGCATCCTTTGAATCCATCGAGAACTTCGTAGAAGTAGTGAAAGCCGGCTTCTACAAGATTGACGTGTTGATCAACAATGCAGGGGTTGCGACTCCGTTGAACCTCGGTCTGAAGACTAAGGAGGGCTTCGAGATTAACATTGGTGTTAACCATGTCGGGCACTTCTATCTTACTAATCTGCTGTTAGATCACCTGAAACGGGCTGCTCCAAGCAG AATCGTGATCGTGTCTTCCACGCTACACGAGAAAGGGAATATCAACTTTAATGACTTGAACTTAAAGCAGGAATCTGAATTGGCTGTCCAG GGCAAGTTGAAAGGCCGCCACAACCCTGGCTACTGCAACTCCAAGCTGATGAACGCGTACTTCGGCCGCGCCCTGGCTGACAAGCTCAAGGATTCAGGAGTTGACGTGCACACCGTGTGCCCAGGGTTCTGCTATACTAATCTGTTCAG agATTCACTGAGATGGTATCACTTCATTGTGATGGCGCCTATCGCTTTACTGTTCATGAGGTCATCCCAGCAG GGTTCAGAGACGGTCGTATTCTGCGCAACCGACTACAGCATAGAGGGAAAAACCGGCAAGTTCTACCGCGACTGCGTCGAATACACCTCCAAATATCCCTTCGACAAGGACGTCGAGACCAAGCTGTGGCAGGCCACCGAGGACATGGTCAAGGCCAGGAGGCCCTTGTGA